One Streptomyces sp. B21-105 genomic region harbors:
- a CDS encoding vWA domain-containing protein: MNNHRAPALLAFTAAAALLLTGCGASADSGGSKAADGTAGHNEALPAPSAPRGGEQGDAKDDAKGDEQGDDGRSDRLSTFALDVDTASYGYARRTLAEGRRPAPATVRPEEFVNSFRQDYERPDGNGFSVTVDGARTGDDDWSLVRVGLATRTAAQAGERPPAALTFVIDVSGSMGEPGRLDLAKSSLGTMADRLRDDDSVALVTFSGEAETVLPMTRLGEHRGRVHDAVDGLEPTDSTNLGAGVETGYATAVEGLRKGATNRVVLISDALANTGDTDADAILERIDTARREHGVTLFGVGVGSDYGDALMERLADKGDGHTVYVSDETDARKVFCEDLPRNVDLTARDAKAQVAFDPDTVAEFRLIGYDDRRVADDDFRDDGVDGGEVGPGHTVTALYAVRVKHGADGPLATATVRWLDPKTRTPHENAGRLETGALHDDLADASARFRVTATAAYFADALRRPTTPLPDAPDLTELEETARTLAKKTEDADVTALADAIADADHLDL; this comes from the coding sequence ATGAACAACCATCGGGCACCGGCACTGCTCGCCTTCACGGCCGCGGCGGCACTGCTGCTGACCGGCTGCGGCGCGAGCGCGGACTCCGGCGGCAGCAAGGCCGCGGACGGAACCGCCGGCCACAACGAGGCCCTCCCCGCGCCGAGCGCACCGCGCGGCGGCGAGCAAGGCGACGCGAAGGACGACGCGAAGGGCGACGAGCAGGGTGACGACGGACGCTCCGACCGTCTCTCCACCTTCGCCCTCGACGTGGACACCGCGTCCTACGGCTACGCCCGCCGCACCCTCGCCGAAGGCCGCCGCCCGGCCCCCGCCACCGTCCGCCCCGAGGAGTTCGTCAACAGCTTCCGCCAGGACTACGAACGCCCGGACGGCAACGGCTTCTCGGTCACCGTCGACGGCGCCCGCACCGGCGACGACGACTGGTCCCTGGTCCGCGTGGGCCTCGCCACCCGCACGGCCGCGCAAGCGGGCGAACGCCCGCCCGCCGCCCTCACCTTCGTCATCGACGTCTCCGGCTCGATGGGCGAACCCGGCCGCCTCGACCTCGCCAAGTCCTCCCTCGGCACGATGGCCGATCGCCTGCGCGACGACGACTCCGTCGCCCTCGTCACCTTCAGCGGCGAGGCCGAGACCGTCCTGCCGATGACCCGCCTCGGCGAGCACCGCGGCCGCGTCCACGACGCCGTCGACGGCCTGGAACCCACCGACTCCACCAACCTCGGCGCCGGCGTCGAGACCGGATACGCCACCGCCGTCGAGGGCCTGCGCAAGGGCGCCACCAACCGGGTCGTCCTGATCTCGGACGCCCTCGCCAACACCGGCGACACCGACGCCGACGCGATCCTGGAGCGCATCGACACCGCCCGCCGCGAACACGGCGTCACCCTGTTCGGCGTCGGCGTCGGCAGCGACTACGGCGACGCCCTGATGGAACGCCTCGCCGACAAGGGCGACGGCCACACCGTCTACGTGTCGGACGAGACCGACGCCCGCAAGGTCTTCTGCGAAGACCTCCCGCGCAACGTCGACCTGACCGCCCGCGACGCCAAGGCCCAGGTCGCCTTCGACCCCGACACCGTCGCCGAGTTCCGCCTGATCGGCTACGACGACCGCCGCGTCGCCGACGACGACTTCCGCGACGACGGCGTCGACGGCGGCGAGGTCGGCCCCGGCCACACGGTCACCGCCCTCTACGCCGTGCGCGTCAAGCACGGCGCCGACGGGCCCCTCGCCACCGCCACCGTCCGCTGGCTCGACCCCAAGACCCGCACCCCGCACGAGAACGCCGGCCGACTGGAGACGGGCGCCCTGCACGACGACCTCGCCGACGCCTCCGCCCGCTTCCGGGTCACGGCGACGGCCGCCTACTTCGCCGACGCCCTGCGCCGCCCCACGACCCCGCTCCCGGACGCCCCCGATCTGACCGAACTCGAGGAAACAGCCCGCACGTTGGCGAAGAAAACCGAGGACGCGGACGTCACCGCCCTCGCCGACGCGATCGCCGACGCCGACCACCTGGACCTGTAG